A region from the Lysobacter sp. BMK333-48F3 genome encodes:
- a CDS encoding ECF-type sigma factor — protein sequence MERVAAQSQASTDAVDRAWSPVADTLRTDPAPPAIAHWLQRWNAGDRDALEALLPHIYADLRAMARRELSGHRGHDTLQATALVHDLLLRLLDAEQTPQFSDRRHLFNAAARIMRQLLVDRARRAACDKHGGGWRRDEFVCALDLPMPQDTGLPDLDEALQALERLEPRLAQVVELRCFAGLTVAEVARLLELEERTVYRDWAAARAWLRDRLAD from the coding sequence ATGGAACGGGTCGCAGCGCAATCGCAAGCAAGCACCGATGCGGTAGACCGAGCATGGAGCCCGGTCGCGGACACGCTGCGGACGGATCCGGCGCCGCCCGCGATCGCGCACTGGCTGCAACGCTGGAACGCCGGCGACCGCGATGCGCTGGAGGCCCTGTTGCCGCATATCTACGCCGACCTGCGCGCCATGGCCCGCCGCGAACTGAGCGGCCATCGCGGCCACGACACCTTGCAGGCGACCGCGTTGGTCCACGACCTGCTGCTGCGCCTGCTCGACGCCGAACAGACGCCGCAGTTCAGCGACCGTCGGCATCTGTTCAATGCCGCGGCGCGGATCATGCGCCAGCTGTTGGTCGATCGCGCGCGGCGTGCGGCCTGCGACAAGCACGGCGGCGGCTGGCGGCGCGACGAGTTCGTCTGCGCGTTGGATCTGCCGATGCCGCAGGACACCGGCCTGCCGGACCTGGACGAAGCCTTGCAAGCGCTGGAGCGGCTGGAACCGCGGCTGGCGCAAGTGGTGGAACTGCGGTGTTTCGCCGGGCTGACCGTGGCCGAGGTTGCGCGCCTGCTCGAGCTGGAAGAGCGCACGGTGTACCGCGATTGGGCGGCGGCCCGGGCCTGGCTGCGCGATCGCCTGGCCGACTGA
- a CDS encoding serine/threonine-protein kinase, protein MSAASDDFERQALRGLRVLLDTDPARRAAGIEAIADPVLRARVAALLAQAETRAAAARGGPVEAELDPLGPGHRLGPYRLLERIGRGGMGEVFRAKRCDGAFEREVALKCIWGGLAPLAERFQRERELLAQLQHPGIAQLYDGGIAADGRPWFAMELVRGEPITDWCDARETALEQRIELLIQVCAAVDAAHRALIVHRDLKPANVLVDEAGRVKLLDFGIAKQLLPGEAEQAPTLAMTPAWAAPEQRDGRPITTATDVYQLGRLLRALLIGVPAATAADAPRLAAAFRALRQRDPQAAATLAAARATTPARLQARLRGDLDCIVARACLEEPAQRYRSAAALADDLRRWLAHRPVTARGEDRVYRLRRLLRRHWPAFAASAAGVALAVAGGVYHLQRLDRELAQTRAARDAAATAQRRAEDQRERAEATAEYFVDLFKQARPRQTDGGEVSARELLSGSLDQLLGDRERDPRVRASLLAANGRAWSYLGRMEEADRAAAAAIGLMQSDPGADAETLVKTRMRRIGYLHHLHRSDQARQELDAALALAGARPLRDPDLRTQLQLWRANLASERDDAPIARDAYGQVLKLTEAALQRPAACRLHYGALGNLAMLDIDQHRPADAERRLRRALEMIGPCGIRDRADGLILRRVLSVALIDQARLAEARTLADEVARQSRAHFGADDSFLRHALYVQALVELADGRPQAALAGLPEVIRGDAAHLPAQAPARRDAQGLRALAWIARADAGEHDVGERDVGAAAIPGAMSGPAAAADLAAAVRALSAVATDAPGAKSDPATRFHALALAYAQCRREPNASHRAAFAAARTAVGELRPWRARLSRDWSRRCGTAGVGAAPAATALRPIAR, encoded by the coding sequence ATGTCCGCCGCTTCCGACGATTTCGAACGCCAGGCCCTGCGGGGGCTGCGCGTCTTGCTCGACACCGACCCGGCCCGGCGCGCCGCGGGGATCGAGGCCATCGCCGATCCGGTCTTGCGCGCCCGGGTCGCGGCGTTGTTGGCGCAGGCCGAGACGCGCGCGGCCGCTGCGCGCGGCGGTCCGGTCGAGGCGGAGCTGGATCCGCTCGGGCCTGGGCACCGGCTCGGCCCGTATCGGTTGCTGGAGCGGATCGGCCGCGGCGGCATGGGCGAGGTGTTCCGGGCCAAGCGTTGCGACGGGGCGTTCGAGCGCGAAGTCGCGTTGAAGTGCATCTGGGGCGGCCTGGCGCCCTTGGCCGAACGCTTCCAGCGCGAGCGCGAGCTGTTGGCGCAACTGCAGCATCCGGGCATCGCGCAGTTGTACGACGGCGGGATCGCCGCCGACGGACGACCGTGGTTCGCGATGGAGTTGGTGCGCGGCGAGCCGATCACCGATTGGTGCGATGCGCGCGAGACCGCGCTGGAGCAACGGATCGAATTGCTGATCCAGGTCTGCGCCGCAGTCGATGCCGCGCACCGCGCATTGATCGTGCACCGCGACCTGAAGCCGGCCAACGTGCTGGTCGACGAGGCCGGTCGGGTCAAGTTGCTCGACTTCGGCATCGCCAAGCAGCTGCTGCCGGGCGAGGCGGAGCAGGCGCCGACCTTGGCGATGACCCCGGCCTGGGCCGCGCCCGAGCAGCGCGACGGGCGCCCGATCACCACCGCCACCGACGTCTACCAACTGGGCCGCTTGCTGCGCGCGTTGCTGATCGGCGTGCCGGCGGCGACTGCGGCCGATGCGCCGCGGCTGGCCGCGGCGTTCCGCGCGCTGCGCCAGCGCGACCCGCAGGCGGCGGCGACCCTGGCCGCAGCGCGGGCGACCACGCCGGCGCGCTTGCAGGCGCGCCTGCGCGGCGACCTGGACTGCATCGTCGCCCGCGCCTGCCTGGAGGAGCCGGCGCAACGCTATCGCAGCGCCGCCGCGTTGGCCGACGACCTGCGGCGTTGGCTCGCGCATCGGCCGGTGACGGCGCGCGGCGAGGATCGCGTTTACCGCCTGCGTCGGCTGTTGCGACGGCACTGGCCGGCGTTCGCGGCCAGCGCGGCCGGCGTGGCCCTGGCCGTGGCCGGCGGCGTCTATCACCTGCAGCGGCTGGATCGCGAACTGGCCCAGACCCGCGCTGCCCGCGACGCCGCGGCGACGGCGCAGCGGCGCGCCGAGGATCAGCGCGAGCGCGCCGAGGCTACCGCCGAGTACTTCGTCGACCTGTTCAAGCAGGCGCGGCCGCGCCAGACCGACGGCGGCGAGGTCTCGGCGCGCGAGTTGTTGTCGGGCAGCCTGGACCAGTTGCTCGGCGATCGCGAGCGCGACCCGCGCGTGCGCGCTTCGTTGCTGGCCGCCAATGGGCGCGCCTGGTCGTATCTCGGACGCATGGAAGAGGCCGACCGCGCCGCGGCCGCGGCGATCGGCCTGATGCAGTCCGATCCGGGCGCGGACGCGGAGACGCTGGTCAAGACCCGCATGCGCCGGATCGGCTACCTGCACCATCTGCACCGCTCCGACCAGGCCCGCCAGGAACTGGACGCGGCCCTGGCGCTGGCCGGCGCGCGGCCCTTGCGCGATCCGGACCTGCGCACCCAGTTGCAACTGTGGCGCGCCAACCTGGCCAGCGAGCGCGACGACGCGCCGATCGCGCGCGATGCCTACGGGCAGGTGCTGAAATTGACCGAAGCGGCGCTGCAGCGCCCGGCCGCGTGCCGCCTGCATTACGGCGCGCTCGGCAACCTGGCCATGCTCGATATCGACCAGCACCGTCCCGCCGACGCCGAACGGCGCCTGCGCCGGGCGCTGGAGATGATCGGCCCCTGCGGCATCCGCGACCGCGCCGATGGCCTGATTCTGCGCCGGGTGCTGAGCGTGGCCCTGATCGATCAGGCGCGCCTGGCCGAGGCGCGCACGCTCGCCGATGAGGTGGCGAGGCAGTCGCGCGCGCACTTCGGCGCGGACGACAGCTTTCTGCGCCATGCGCTGTACGTGCAAGCCTTGGTCGAACTGGCCGACGGCCGGCCGCAGGCGGCGCTGGCGGGCTTGCCCGAGGTGATCCGCGGCGACGCCGCGCACTTGCCGGCGCAGGCGCCGGCGCGTCGCGATGCGCAGGGCTTGCGGGCGCTGGCCTGGATCGCGCGGGCGGATGCCGGCGAGCACGATGTCGGCGAGCGCGATGTCGGCGCCGCCGCGATACCCGGCGCCATGTCCGGCCCGGCTGCCGCCGCGGACCTGGCCGCTGCGGTGCGCGCCTTGTCGGCCGTCGCCACCGACGCGCCGGGCGCGAAGTCCGATCCGGCCACGCGCTTCCATGCCCTGGCGCTGGCGTATGCGCAGTGCCGTCGCGAACCGAATGCGAGCCATCGTGCCGCCTTCGCCGCCGCCCGTACCGCGGTCGGCGAGTTGCGCCCCTGGCGGGCGCGTCTGAGTCGCGATTGGTCCCGTCGTTGCGGTACCGCGGGGGTAGGAGCGGCGCCAGCCGCGACCGCGTTACGGCCGATCGCGCGGTAA
- a CDS encoding MmcQ/YjbR family DNA-binding protein: MAERSQVAAATVARLSAICLGLPEAWEEPAWTGTRWMVGKKNFAHVVAIADGWPPAYAQAAGHPGPLTVLTFRLPQARADAPRFRRAPFFRPVWFANIVGLALDAGTDWDEVADLLAESYCVLAPKKLAALVERG; the protein is encoded by the coding sequence ATGGCCGAGCGTTCGCAAGTCGCCGCCGCCACCGTCGCCCGCCTGTCGGCGATCTGCCTGGGCCTGCCGGAAGCCTGGGAAGAACCCGCCTGGACCGGTACGCGCTGGATGGTCGGCAAGAAGAATTTCGCCCATGTCGTCGCCATCGCCGACGGCTGGCCGCCGGCCTATGCGCAGGCGGCCGGCCATCCCGGGCCGCTGACCGTGCTGACCTTCCGCCTGCCGCAGGCGCGCGCCGACGCGCCGCGCTTCAGGCGCGCGCCGTTCTTCCGGCCGGTGTGGTTCGCCAACATCGTCGGCCTGGCCCTGGACGCCGGCACCGATTGGGACGAGGTCGCCGACCTGCTCGCCGAAAGCTATTGCGTGCTGGCGCCGAAGAAGCTGGCGGCGCTGGTGGAGCGCGGCTGA
- a CDS encoding VOC family protein codes for MSASIDKNHGAGRLRLDHLILRVADPEASAQFYRRTLGLAAERGESPFLALRLAPDCVIDLLPQAPRDPAHLALHTDRAGFEAVRTRLRTLRIGHGGGPFVRDGRAAAQYGARGWGEALYFHDLDGHNIEVRTYDPC; via the coding sequence ATGTCCGCTTCTATCGACAAAAACCATGGGGCCGGCCGGTTGCGGCTCGACCATCTGATCCTGCGCGTCGCCGATCCCGAGGCGTCGGCGCAGTTCTACCGGCGCACGCTGGGGCTGGCCGCGGAGCGCGGCGAATCGCCGTTCCTCGCCCTGCGCCTGGCGCCGGACTGCGTGATCGATCTGCTGCCGCAGGCGCCCAGGGACCCCGCCCACCTCGCCCTGCATACCGATCGCGCCGGCTTCGAAGCGGTGCGCACGCGATTGCGCACGCTGCGCATCGGCCACGGCGGCGGCCCGTTCGTGCGCGACGGCCGGGCCGCGGCGCAGTACGGCGCGCGCGGTTGGGGCGAGGCGCTGTACTTCCACGACCTCGACGGCCACAACATCGAGGTGAGGACTTACGACCCGTGCTGA
- a CDS encoding LysR family transcriptional regulator → MSIDWDDLKTVLAIARHGTLSAAARALGTSQPTVGRRLEALEQRLGAKLFDREAIGLRATALGHSLLEGLEQMDSGASAVQRQVAARDTGLSGEIRVTSLDWLGDEVVAPMLARFGAMHPGLEIELSNDTRVYNLARREADLALRFGAFTQENLIERRVADVAYALYASDDYLQRHGRPEPGDGFAGHALAYLDRAAGEVPHEQWLPPLAHSARTVLRCNGLRAHLAAVRTGAAMAVLPCLLGEREPSLQRVALAQAMPLRPVRLGFHSDLRDTPRIRALVDFMVAQFAELAGELNPLRPCR, encoded by the coding sequence ATGTCGATCGATTGGGACGACCTCAAGACCGTATTGGCGATCGCGCGCCACGGCACGCTGAGCGCGGCCGCGCGTGCGCTCGGCACCAGCCAGCCCACGGTCGGACGGCGGCTGGAAGCGCTGGAACAGCGCCTGGGGGCGAAACTGTTCGATCGCGAAGCGATCGGGCTGCGCGCCACCGCGCTCGGCCACTCGCTGCTGGAGGGCCTGGAGCAGATGGACTCCGGCGCATCGGCGGTGCAGCGCCAGGTCGCCGCGCGCGATACCGGCCTGTCGGGCGAGATCCGGGTGACCAGCCTGGACTGGCTCGGCGACGAGGTAGTCGCGCCGATGCTGGCGCGCTTCGGCGCGATGCATCCCGGGCTGGAGATCGAGCTGAGCAACGACACCCGGGTCTATAACCTGGCCCGGCGCGAAGCCGATCTGGCGTTGCGCTTCGGCGCCTTCACCCAGGAAAACCTGATCGAGCGCCGGGTCGCCGATGTCGCCTATGCCTTGTACGCCAGCGACGACTATCTGCAGCGGCACGGCCGGCCCGAACCCGGTGACGGTTTCGCCGGCCATGCGCTGGCCTATCTGGACCGCGCCGCCGGCGAGGTGCCGCACGAGCAGTGGTTGCCGCCGCTCGCGCATTCGGCGCGCACGGTGCTGCGCTGCAACGGCCTGCGCGCGCATCTGGCCGCGGTGCGCACCGGCGCGGCGATGGCGGTGCTGCCCTGCCTGCTCGGCGAGCGCGAACCGTCGCTGCAGCGCGTGGCCCTGGCGCAGGCGATGCCGTTGCGCCCGGTGCGGCTGGGCTTTCACTCCGACTTGCGCGACACCCCGCGGATCCGCGCCCTGGTCGACTTCATGGTGGCGCAGTTCGCCGAACTGGCCGGCGAACTGAACCCCCTGCGTCCCTGTCGATAG
- a CDS encoding gamma-glutamylcyclotransferase translates to MTPIDFGPDDLALLRALNRLRGRGVSAEREALEQRLERRFGADTRLAVYGTLAPGEPNEHQLSALAGHWFGGGAVRGRFAAQGWGAALGYPALDWSEDGPPVPVQVFVSSDLPQHWPRLDAFEGEEYRRILVPVHGAGGVLAVANLYAAVQDGGPGP, encoded by the coding sequence ATGACCCCGATCGATTTCGGCCCCGACGATCTGGCGCTGCTGCGCGCGCTCAACCGCTTGCGCGGCCGAGGCGTCTCCGCCGAGCGCGAGGCGCTGGAGCAGCGGCTCGAACGCCGCTTCGGCGCCGACACGCGCCTGGCGGTGTACGGCACGCTGGCGCCCGGCGAACCGAACGAACATCAGCTCAGCGCCCTGGCCGGGCACTGGTTCGGCGGCGGCGCGGTGCGCGGGCGCTTCGCCGCGCAGGGCTGGGGCGCCGCGCTCGGCTATCCGGCCCTGGATTGGTCCGAGGACGGGCCGCCGGTGCCGGTGCAGGTGTTCGTCTCGTCCGACTTGCCGCAGCACTGGCCGCGCCTGGACGCGTTCGAGGGCGAGGAGTACCGGCGCATCCTGGTGCCGGTGCACGGCGCCGGCGGGGTGCTGGCGGTGGCCAATCTGTATGCCGCCGTGCAGGACGGCGGCCCGGGGCCTTGA
- a CDS encoding SDR family oxidoreductase, translating into MQGELAGKVALVYGGSGAIGGAVARAFASAGARVFLAARGRERLDAAVAAIAADGGQAEADCVDVLDPEAVHRHADAVAARAGGIDAVFNAAGFVHVQGVALAELSLEQFELPVQRYLRSHYLIAQAAARHLRPGGALMTIVTPVARMTGPGYLGHCVACAGVEALWRHLAGELGPRGVRTVCLRSHAIPETLARGSHAREVFQPQADAAGLSIEAMLQGAAEGTVLKRLPGLDEIAGSAVYAASPRAAAMTGAILNLTSGFLVD; encoded by the coding sequence ATGCAAGGCGAACTCGCAGGCAAGGTGGCGTTGGTCTATGGCGGCAGCGGCGCGATCGGCGGCGCGGTGGCGCGGGCGTTCGCAAGCGCCGGCGCGCGGGTGTTCCTGGCTGCGCGCGGGCGCGAGCGGCTCGACGCGGCGGTCGCCGCGATCGCCGCCGACGGCGGCCAGGCCGAAGCCGACTGCGTCGATGTGCTCGACCCTGAGGCCGTCCATCGCCACGCCGACGCCGTCGCCGCGCGCGCCGGCGGCATCGACGCGGTGTTCAACGCGGCCGGCTTCGTGCACGTGCAAGGCGTGGCGTTGGCGGAACTGAGCCTGGAGCAGTTCGAACTGCCGGTGCAGCGCTATCTGCGCAGCCATTACCTGATCGCCCAGGCCGCGGCGCGGCACCTGCGCCCGGGCGGAGCGCTGATGACGATCGTCACGCCGGTGGCGCGCATGACCGGTCCGGGCTACCTCGGCCATTGCGTCGCCTGCGCCGGCGTGGAGGCGCTGTGGCGACACCTGGCCGGCGAACTCGGCCCGCGCGGCGTCCGCACCGTATGCCTGCGTTCGCATGCCATCCCCGAAACGCTGGCGCGCGGCTCGCATGCGCGCGAGGTGTTCCAGCCGCAGGCCGACGCCGCCGGCCTGAGCATCGAAGCGATGCTGCAAGGAGCGGCCGAGGGCACCGTGCTCAAGCGTTTGCCGGGCCTGGACGAGATCGCCGGCAGCGCGGTCTACGCCGCCTCGCCGCGCGCGGCGGCGATGACCGGCGCGATACTCAACCTGACCAGCGGGTTTCTGGTCGACTGA
- a CDS encoding ATP-binding protein, which produces MPSDPQPAPDLSLDGLTTPMAWTDPAGAIAGCNLAFSRWFGIGARRLIGWPLSGLDADDDGRLARALARAGGDEAPLRMRRLRLRYAGGEDRFADLWLSRRDSGGWLLEAHPVDEFPGDDPALLLPSALSASLKGLAHELRNPLAGLKGAAQLLGRRIDDSEGRELVELIDSEVERLAALVDRLLIATPPRPHAPLNIHAVLERVLRLAEADAGWAVRLVRDYDPSLPEFFGDADRLMQAVWNLVRNAIEAGASHVHLRTRIEHGVRIADAVHPIALRLEIVDDGRGVPEELAEQLFLPLVSGRAEGSGLGLALAQLVSREHRGSLAYRSRPGHTVFTLLLPMQIDTEETRP; this is translated from the coding sequence ATGCCCTCCGACCCCCAGCCCGCCCCCGACCTGAGCCTGGACGGCCTGACCACGCCGATGGCCTGGACCGATCCGGCCGGGGCGATCGCCGGCTGCAATCTGGCGTTCTCGCGCTGGTTCGGGATCGGCGCGCGGCGCTTGATCGGCTGGCCGCTGTCGGGCCTGGACGCCGACGACGACGGCCGCCTGGCGCGGGCCCTGGCGCGCGCCGGCGGCGACGAAGCGCCGCTGCGGATGCGCCGCCTGCGCCTGCGTTACGCCGGCGGGGAGGACCGTTTCGCCGATCTGTGGCTGAGCCGGCGCGACAGTGGCGGTTGGTTGCTGGAGGCGCACCCGGTCGACGAGTTCCCCGGCGACGACCCGGCCCTGCTGCTGCCTTCTGCGCTGTCGGCCTCGCTGAAGGGCCTGGCGCACGAACTGCGCAACCCGCTGGCCGGGTTGAAGGGCGCGGCCCAGTTGCTGGGGCGGCGCATCGACGACAGCGAGGGGCGCGAACTGGTCGAACTGATCGATAGCGAAGTCGAGCGCCTGGCCGCCCTGGTCGACCGGCTGCTGATCGCGACCCCGCCGCGGCCGCACGCGCCGCTCAACATCCACGCGGTGCTCGAACGGGTGCTGCGCCTGGCCGAGGCCGACGCCGGCTGGGCGGTGCGGCTGGTGCGCGACTACGACCCCAGCCTGCCGGAGTTCTTCGGCGACGCCGACCGCTTGATGCAGGCGGTGTGGAACCTGGTGCGCAACGCGATCGAGGCCGGCGCCAGCCACGTCCATCTGCGCACCCGGATCGAGCACGGCGTGCGCATCGCCGACGCCGTGCATCCGATCGCCCTGCGCCTGGAGATCGTCGACGACGGCCGCGGCGTGCCGGAAGAACTGGCCGAACAATTGTTCCTGCCGCTGGTGTCCGGGCGCGCCGAAGGCAGCGGCCTGGGCCTGGCGCTGGCGCAGCTGGTCTCGCGCGAGCACCGCGGCTCGCTGGCCTATCGCTCGCGCCCGGGCCACACCGTTTTCACCCTGTTGCTGCCGATGCAGATCGACACCGAGGAGACGCGCCCGTGA
- the ntrC gene encoding nitrogen regulation protein NR(I) → MSAARIWVVDDDRSVRFVLATALRAAGYRVDEFENAADALDALEQRGAPQLLFTDVRMPGDGGLVLLEKLKARAPALPVVVMSAYTDVASTAGAFRGGAQEFLSKPFDLDEAVALAARTLAANGAPEPAPAAAEEAPADTLIGDTPAMLNLFRAIGRLAQAPLSVLITGETGTGKELVARALHRESPRSARPFVALNTAAIPSELLESELFGHEAGAFTGAQRRHIGRFEQADGGSLFLDEIGDMPLPLQTRLLRVLAEGEFFRVGGRELIRVDVRVIAATHQDLETLVAQGRFRADLLHRLDVVRLRLPPLRERRADVPQLAERFLAAAAARFAAPIKRLSKPALERLLAHDWPGNVRELENVCWRLAALAPGETITRADLDEVLDVAEAPAPGAAEWEHQLSAWARAQLAEGRANLHADARERFDRALLEAALAHTGGRRTEAAARLGLGRNTLTRKLGPGRRGA, encoded by the coding sequence GTGAGCGCCGCACGCATCTGGGTCGTCGACGACGACCGTTCGGTCCGATTCGTTCTCGCCACCGCCCTGCGCGCCGCCGGCTACCGCGTCGACGAGTTCGAGAACGCCGCCGACGCGCTGGACGCGCTGGAGCAACGCGGCGCGCCGCAACTGCTGTTCACCGACGTGCGCATGCCCGGCGACGGCGGCCTGGTGTTGCTGGAGAAGCTCAAGGCGCGCGCGCCCGCGTTGCCGGTGGTGGTGATGAGCGCCTACACCGACGTCGCCAGCACCGCCGGCGCGTTCCGCGGCGGCGCGCAGGAGTTCCTGTCCAAGCCCTTCGATCTCGACGAGGCGGTAGCGCTGGCCGCGCGCACCCTGGCCGCGAACGGCGCGCCGGAGCCGGCGCCGGCGGCGGCCGAGGAGGCGCCGGCCGACACGCTGATCGGCGACACCCCGGCGATGCTCAACCTGTTCCGCGCGATCGGCCGCCTGGCGCAGGCGCCGCTGTCGGTGCTGATCACCGGCGAAACCGGCACCGGCAAGGAACTGGTCGCGCGCGCGCTGCATCGCGAATCGCCGCGCTCGGCGCGGCCGTTCGTGGCCCTGAACACCGCGGCGATTCCGTCGGAGCTGCTGGAAAGCGAGTTGTTCGGCCACGAAGCCGGCGCCTTTACCGGCGCCCAGCGCCGCCACATCGGCCGCTTCGAGCAGGCCGACGGCGGCAGCCTGTTCCTGGACGAGATCGGCGACATGCCGTTGCCGTTGCAGACCCGCTTGCTGCGCGTGCTGGCCGAAGGCGAGTTCTTCCGCGTCGGCGGGCGCGAACTGATCCGGGTCGACGTGCGGGTGATCGCCGCCACCCACCAGGACCTGGAGACGCTGGTCGCGCAGGGCCGCTTCCGCGCCGACCTGCTGCACCGGCTCGACGTGGTGCGGCTGCGCCTGCCGCCGCTGCGCGAGCGCCGCGCCGACGTGCCGCAGCTGGCCGAGCGCTTCCTGGCCGCGGCCGCGGCCCGCTTCGCCGCGCCGATCAAGCGTCTGTCCAAGCCGGCGCTGGAACGCCTGCTGGCCCACGACTGGCCGGGCAACGTACGCGAACTGGAGAACGTGTGCTGGCGCCTGGCCGCATTGGCGCCGGGCGAAACCATCACCCGCGCCGACCTAGACGAGGTGCTGGACGTGGCCGAAGCGCCCGCGCCGGGCGCGGCCGAATGGGAGCACCAACTGTCGGCCTGGGCGCGCGCGCAACTGGCCGAAGGCCGCGCCAACCTGCATGCCGACGCGCGCGAGCGTTTCGACCGCGCCTTGCTCGAGGCGGCGCTGGCGCATACCGGCGGGCGCCGCACCGAGGCGGCGGCGCGCTTGGGCCTGGGCCGCAATACCCTGACCCGCAAGCTCGGTCCGGGGCGGCGCGGCGCCTGA
- a CDS encoding superoxide dismutase family protein — MLSILRTATIAAAVLALAACGGQTAKPTPPPPGPKPVSTAQSAVAVMASASGSLVSGKLSLRPMGDGVHLTGEIGGLGANSTHAIHIHEKGDCSAADASSAGGHFNPSGQPHGRVGHGAHHAGDMNNLVADGEGVAKVDVHASGVTLGGGAANDVVGRAVIVHAAADDYASQPAGNAGARLACGIIKVAR; from the coding sequence ATGTTGTCCATCCTGCGTACCGCTACGATCGCCGCCGCCGTCCTCGCGCTCGCCGCCTGCGGCGGCCAGACCGCCAAGCCCACGCCGCCGCCGCCGGGCCCCAAGCCGGTGTCGACCGCGCAGTCGGCGGTCGCGGTGATGGCTTCGGCCTCCGGCAGCCTGGTCAGCGGCAAGCTGAGCCTGCGCCCGATGGGCGACGGCGTGCACCTGACCGGCGAGATCGGCGGGCTCGGCGCCAACAGCACCCACGCCATCCATATCCACGAGAAGGGCGATTGCAGCGCGGCCGATGCCAGCAGCGCGGGCGGCCACTTCAATCCCTCCGGCCAGCCGCACGGCCGGGTCGGCCACGGCGCGCACCACGCCGGCGACATGAACAACCTGGTCGCCGACGGCGAAGGCGTGGCCAAGGTCGACGTGCACGCCAGCGGCGTGACCCTCGGCGGCGGCGCGGCCAACGACGTCGTCGGCCGTGCGGTGATCGTGCACGCAGCCGCCGACGACTACGCCAGCCAGCCGGCCGGCAACGCCGGCGCGCGCCTGGCCTGCGGCATCATCAAGGTCGCGCGCTGA
- a CDS encoding GNAT family N-acetyltransferase, with the protein MSRLRIRDAVAADRDLIADWMVAMAWETEHKRLDPPTVQAGVGAGLADSAKARYFVAMREAEVAGRETIAVPAGTLMLTREWSDWRNGDWWWIQSVYVAAEHRRQGVYQALHSHVAALAQATPGVVGLRLYVERGNAAAQRTYRAMGMDDAGYDIYEQGT; encoded by the coding sequence ATGAGCCGATTGCGCATTCGCGACGCCGTCGCCGCCGACCGCGACCTGATCGCCGACTGGATGGTCGCGATGGCCTGGGAAACCGAGCACAAGCGGCTCGACCCGCCGACCGTGCAGGCCGGCGTCGGCGCCGGCTTGGCCGATTCGGCCAAGGCGCGCTACTTCGTCGCCATGCGCGAGGCCGAAGTCGCCGGCCGCGAGACCATCGCGGTACCGGCCGGCACCCTGATGCTGACCCGCGAGTGGAGCGACTGGCGCAACGGCGACTGGTGGTGGATCCAGAGCGTGTACGTGGCCGCCGAGCACCGTCGTCAGGGCGTCTATCAGGCCCTGCACAGCCACGTCGCGGCCCTGGCCCAGGCGACGCCCGGCGTGGTCGGCCTGCGCCTGTACGTCGAACGCGGCAACGCCGCGGCGCAGCGCACCTACCGGGCGATGGGCATGGACGACGCGGGCTACGACATTTACGAGCAGGGCACCTGA